Proteins encoded in a region of the Suncus etruscus isolate mSunEtr1 chromosome 1, mSunEtr1.pri.cur, whole genome shotgun sequence genome:
- the ARHGEF39 gene encoding rho guanine nucleotide exchange factor 39, with product MASSDAGARCPVLQQRARWERKRVCTARELLETERRYQEQLGLVSTYFVAILRAKGTLPPPEQQALFGPWELIYGASLKLLPYLEEGHWGSGLEAFCPHLELYTQFAANAERSRITLQKQLKKSKRFRRFLRLQEGRPEFGGLQLQDLLPLPLQRLQQYENLVVALAENTSPNSSDHQQLTRAARLISETVQRVHAIEQTHKNDQHLLRVQALLCGHRAKGLTSGRWFLRQGWLLVVPPRGEPRPRMFFLFSDVLLMAKPRSTLHLLQKGTFACRALYPMAHCQLHRVFGHSEGPCGGLLSLSFPHEKLLLMSTDREELLRWHHSLTLAIR from the exons GCCGGAGCACGATGCCCCGTGCTGCAGCAACGGGCCCGCTGGGAGCGCAAACGCGTCTGCACCGCCCGGGAGCTGCTGGAGACAGAGCGACGCTACCAGGAGCAACTGGGGCTGGTGTCCACG TACTTCGTGGCCATTCTGAGAGCCAAGGGCACCCTGCCGCCCCCTGAACAACAGGCCCTGTTTGGCCCCTGGGAGCTCATTTATGGCGCCAGCCT AAAACTGCTTCCCTACCTGGAAGAAGGGCACTGGGGTTCGGGATTGGAAGCCTTCTGCCCCCACCTGGAGCTCTACACCCAATTTGCTGCTAACGCAGAGAGGTCCCGGATTACCTTGCAG AAACAACTAAAGAAAAGCAAACGTTTCCGGAGATTTCTGCGACTTCAGGAAGGTCGACCTGAGTTTGGGGGTCTTCAGCTCCAAGACTTGCTCCCTCTGCCTCTGCAAAGGCTCCAGCA GTACGAAAATCTTGTCGTTGCTTTGGCTGAAAACACAAGTCCCAACAGTTCTGACCACCAACAGCTCACAC GGGCTGCCAGGCTGATAAGTGAGACAGTCCAGAGAGTCCACGCCATTGAGCAGACACACAAGAATGACCAGCACCTCCTACGTGTTCAGGCTCTACTCTGTGGCCACCGGGCCAAGGGGCTGACTTCAG GTCGCTGGTTCCTCCGGCAGGGCTGGCTATTGGTGGTCCCTCCTCGGGGAGAGCCTCGGCCCCGCATGTTCTTCCTCTTCTCTGATGTGCTCCTCATGGCCAAACCTCGCTCCACATTGCATCTGCTGCAGAAAGGCACCTTTGCTTGCCGAGCCCTCTACCCCATGGCCCACTGTCAACTCCACAGGGTCTTTGGCCACTCAGAGGGGCCCTGTGGGGGACTACTCAGC TTGTCCTTTCCCCATGAGAAGCTGCTGCTCATGTCCACAGATCGGGAGGAGCTGTTGCGCTGGCACCACAGTTTGACTCTGGCCATCAGGTAA